In one window of Primulina tabacum isolate GXHZ01 chromosome 8, ASM2559414v2, whole genome shotgun sequence DNA:
- the LOC142553641 gene encoding ADP,ATP carrier protein, mitochondrial-like codes for MADNHQHPTIIQKVASQLHLSSSFSQDVQARYGGFQRPVMYQRRFSNVAYTNAGLQYPMTCPATQKLSLISANASPVFVQAPSEKGAAGFAIDFLMGGVSAAVSKTAAAPIERVKLLIQNQDEMIKSGRLSEPYKGIGDCFKRTMQDEGVVSLWRGNTANVIRYFPLRLHVPQALNFAFKDYFKRLFNFKKDRDGYWKWFAGNLASGGAAGASSLLFVYSLDYARTRLANDAKAAKKGGGDRQFNGLVDVYRKTLQSDGIAGLYRGFNISCVGIIVYRGLYFGMYDSLKPVLLTGSLQDSFFASFALGWLITNGAGLASYPIDTVRRRMMMTSGEAVKYKSSMDAFTQILKNEGAKSLFKGAGANILRAVAGAGVLAGYDKLQVIVFGKKYGSGGA; via the exons ATGGCCGATAATCACCAACACCCAACTATCATCCAGAAGGTGGCTAGCCAGCTACATCTTAGTTCCAGTTTTTCCCAGGATGTTCAAGCTCGATACGGGGGATTCCAACGGCCTGTTATGTATCAAAGGCGGTTTTCAAATGTCGCTTATACAAATGCAGGATTACAGTATCCTATGACCTGTCCAGCGACCCAGAAGCTGTCATTGATTTCTGCAAATGCTTCACCGGTTTTTGTTCAAGCTCCTTCAGAGAAAGGCGCTGCTGGCTTTGCTATTGACTTTCTCATGGGTGGAGTGTCAGCTGCTGTGTCTAAAACTGCTGCCGCCCCGATCGAGCGTGTGAAGCTTTTGATCCAGAATCAAGATGAAATGATCAAGTCGGGTAGACTATCAGAACCATACAAGGGTATTGGAGACTGTTTCAAAAGAACCATGCAGGATGAAGGAGTTGTATCATTGTGGAGAGGAAATACTGCTAACGTCATTCGTTACTTCCCACTCAG ATTACATGTTCCACAGGCCTTGAACTTTGCTTTCAAGGACTACTTTAAGAGACTATTCAACTTCAAAAAAGATCGAGATGGCTACTGGAAATGGTTTGCGGGCAACCTTGCATCTGGTGGTGCCGCTGGTGCTTCCTCACTGCTCTTTGTCTACTCCTTGGATTATGCTCGAACTCGTCTTGCCAATGATGCCAAGGCTGCAAAGAAGGGAGGAGGTGATAGGCAATTTAATGGTTTGGTCGATGTTTATAGAAAGACCCTGCAATCTGATGGTATTGCTGGTCTTTATCGTGGATTCAACATCTCTTGTGTCGGCATTATTGTGTATCGCGGTCTGTACTTTGGAATGTACGATTCCTTGAAGCCAGTACTCCTGACTGGATCCTTGCAG GATAGTTTCTTTGCCAGCTTTGCACTCGGTTGGCTTATCACAAATGGTGCTGGGCTTGCCTCTTACCCTATTGACACGGTACGCAGAAGAATGATGATGACATCTGGTGAAGCCGTGAAATACAAGAGCTCTATGGATGCGTTTACTCAAATTCTTAAGAACGAGGGTGCTAAATCTTTATTCAAGGGTGCTGGTGCAAACATCCTTCGTGCCGTAGCTGGTGCTGGTGTGCTTGCAGGTTACGACAAGCTTCAGGTGATTGTCTTTGGAAAGAAATATGGCTCTGGTGGAGCTTAA
- the LOC142553642 gene encoding outer envelope protein 80, chloroplastic, translating to MSQNGDVRFVASSIKLPPFSLPPSSRHYCHPSSVFSSMEVAPRTTFPFNINFKFNLHPSNFISKFLKNQRFFHNDDNTKEPTGKYNPFATVFRTLPLFCSASFAVTDTDPLPSSSRSKSGFESGAVAEYKGDDAGAVTQSKNVSSSRVVEEERVLISEVLVKSKDGEELERKDLEAEALNALKASRANSALTVREVQEDVHRIIGTGYFMSCMPVAVDTRDGIRLVFQVEPNQEFRGLVCEGANVLPSKFVEDAFHGGYGKTVNIRRLDEVISSINGWYMERGLFGMVSGVDILSGGIIKLQVSEAEVNNIAIRFLDKTGEPTVGKTRPETILRQLTTKKGQVYSMIQGKRDVETVLAMGVMDDVSMIPQPAGDTGKVDLTMNIVERKSGGGISGGGGISSGITSGPLAGLIGSIAIYHKNLFGRNQKLNLSLERGQIDSIFKINYTDPWIEGDDKRTSRAVMIQNSRTPGTLVHGNQPNNNGLTVGRITAGIEYGRPFRPKWNGTVGLVFQRAGAHDEKGNPIIRDFFGGPLTASGKTHDDMLLAKVETVYTRSGDPTSTMLVVNMDQGIPASPEWLAFNRVNARARQGFFVGPACFLVCLSGGHMVGKFPPHEAFPIGGTNSVRGYEEGAVGSGRSYVVGSGEISFPVMGQVSGAIFADYGTDLGSGSTVPGDPAGARNKAGSGYGYGVGIRVDSPLGPLRLEYAFNDQRNGRFHFGIGFRN from the exons ATGTCCCAAAACGGTGACGTTCGCTTCGTCGCCTCCTCCATCAAGCTTCCTCCGTTTTCTCTCCCTCCCAGCTCTCGGCACTACTGCCATCCCAGCTCCGTCTTCTCTTCTATGGAAGTCGCTCCACGTACCACTTTTCCATTTAACATCAACTTCAAATTCAATCTGCACCCCAGTAATTTCATTTCCAAATTTCTCAAAAACCAGAGATTTTTCCATAACGATGACAATACCAAGGAACCCACCGGCAAATACAATCCATTTGCTACCGTCTTCCGAACACTCCCTCTCTTTTGCTCCGCGTCCTTTGCTGTAACCGATACTGACCCTTTACCCTCGTCAAGTCGGTCAAAAAGTGGCTTTGAATCCGGCGCGGTTGCTGAGTATAAAGGTGATGATGCAGGGGCGGTGACTCAGTCGAAGAATGTAAGCAGCAGTCGTGTTGTTGAAGAAGAGAGAGTTCTTATTAGCGAAGTGCTCGTGAAGAGCAAGGATGGGGAGGAGCTGGAAAGGAAGGACTTGGAAGCTGAAGCCCTGAATGCACTCAAAGCTTCGCGTGCGAATTCTGCGCTGACTGTACGCGAGGTTCAAGAGGATGTACACAGAATTATTGGCACGGGATACTTCATGTCCTGTATGCCGGTTGCTGTGGATACTCGTGATGGTATCCGTTTGGTTTTTCAG GTAGAGCCAAACCAAGAGTTTCGAGGATTGGTCTGTGAAGGAGCTAATGTTCTTCCTTCAAAGTTTGTAGAGGATGCGTTTCATGGTGGATATG GAAAAACTGTTAACATCAGACGTCTAGATGAAGTCATAAGCTCTATTAATGGTTGGTACATGGAGCGTGGTCTCTTTGGCATG GTTTCAGGCGTGGATATTCTTTCTGGAGGTATTATTAAATTACAAGTTTCAGAGGCAGAGGTTAATAATATTGCCATCCGCTTCCTTGATAAGAC TGGTGAGCCAACTGTTGGGAAAACAAGGCCTGAAACTATACTCAGGCAACTAACAACAAAAAAGGGGCAG GTTTACAGTATGATTCAAGGGAAAAGAGATGTTGAGACTGTCTTGGCGATGGGTGTTATGGATGACGTCAGTATGATTCCCCAGCCGGCCGGTG ACACCGGTAAGGTTGATCTGACCATGAATATTGTTGAGCGTAAAAGCGGTGGTGGGATTTCTGGAGGTGGTGGAATATCAAGTGG AATAACAAGTGGGCCCCTTGCTGGACTAATTGGGAG CATTGCTATTTACCACAAAAACCTTTTTGGAAGAAACCAGAAACTTAATCTGTCTTTAGAGAGGGGGCAGATTGAttccatatttaaaataaactacaCTGATCCTTGGATAGAAGGAGATGATAAGAGGACATCGAGAGCAGTCATGATTCAG AATTCTAGAACACCAGGTACACTTGTTCATGGAAACCAGCCCAATAACAATGGCCTAACGGTTGGACGCATTACAGCTGGAATTGAGTACGGTAGGCCGTTTAGGCCTAAGTGGAATGGAACAGTTGGACTTGTATTTCAG CGTGCCGGTGCTCATGATGAAAAGGGAAATCCTATTATACGGGATTTCTTTGGCGGTCCCCTCACTGCCAG TGGCAAAACTCATGATGATATGCTACTTGCTAAAGTTGAGACTGTGTATACCCGCTCCGGTGATCCGACTTCGACAATG CTTGTGGTCAACATGGACCAGGGCATTCCTGCTTCTCCAGAGTGGCTAGCTTTCAACAGAGTGAATGCTCGTGCTAGGCAAGGTTTTTTCGTTGGGCCTGCATGCTTTCTTGTTTG TTTGTCCGGTGGTCATATGGTGGGTAAATTTCCTCCGCACGAAGCTTTTCCAATTGGTGGAACCAATAGTGTCAGAGGCTATGAAGAAGGGGCAGTTGGATCGGGTCGCTCATATGTGGTTGGAAGTGGAGAAATATCGTTTCCTGTG ATGGGGCAAGTATCAGGAGCTATTTTTGCCGACTATGGAACTGATCTGGGATCTGGTTCAACTGTTCCAG GGGACCCTGCTGGAGCAAGAAATAAGGCCGGAAGTGGATATGGTTACGGAGTCGGTATACGTGTAGACTCTCCTTTGGGACCCCTAAGACTTGAATATGCCTTCAATGATCAAAGAAATGGTAGATTTCATTTTGGAATAGGCTTCCGCAACTAA